In a single window of the Acetivibrio cellulolyticus CD2 genome:
- a CDS encoding ATPase: MHLGDFWNEEGMRKNRAGIIRDNNEVGRTFRRAYKYIKGAYPFYEDSAEIISWGIDNAKVNAVTEELIGSLFGDRDVASKEGKVRRLFASAITPKGYENYLSTVLNTNKVYVVKGKAGTGTEKVLSKIMDTAVAKGYDVEAYYCALNPQKLEHLVIPEPGISLTTSNEYHNNDVKAVEEINLDNYIDQDLLDKYKNELEFNNKEFDSIMDTAILTIAKAKAIHDDMEAYYIPNMDFEAIQRCFESTLARILEYAEEFE; this comes from the coding sequence GTGCACCTTGGTGACTTCTGGAATGAAGAGGGAATGCGCAAAAACCGTGCTGGAATAATTAGGGACAATAATGAAGTGGGAAGGACTTTCAGAAGAGCATACAAGTATATAAAGGGTGCATATCCATTTTATGAGGATAGTGCTGAAATAATAAGCTGGGGTATAGATAATGCAAAGGTTAATGCAGTTACCGAAGAACTTATAGGGAGTTTATTTGGAGATAGGGACGTTGCTTCAAAGGAAGGCAAGGTAAGACGTCTTTTTGCAAGTGCAATAACTCCAAAAGGGTATGAAAACTATCTTTCTACTGTATTAAATACCAACAAGGTTTATGTTGTGAAAGGAAAGGCTGGAACCGGTACGGAGAAAGTTCTTTCAAAGATTATGGATACAGCAGTTGCAAAAGGATATGATGTTGAAGCTTATTATTGTGCATTAAACCCTCAAAAGCTTGAGCATTTGGTAATACCTGAACCGGGAATTTCATTAACTACATCAAATGAGTATCATAATAATGATGTTAAAGCAGTTGAAGAAATCAATCTTGATAACTACATCGATCAGGACTTACTAGATAAATATAAGAATGAATTAGAATTTAACAATAAAGAATTTGACTCAATTATGGATACTGCAATACTTACTATTGCAAAGGCTAAGGCAATTCATGATGATATGGAAGCTTACTATATACCTAATATGGATTTTGAGGCAATTCAAAGATGTTTCGAATCAACACTGGCAAGAATTCTTGAGTATGCAGAGGAGTTTGAATAA
- a CDS encoding ArsR/SmtB family transcription factor — protein MDNLINLFSILSDKTRLRILLLLQSKELCVCEIFAALNMSQPRVSRQLAILKQSKIIKDRREGKWAYYRIDENDYSRYLISIISMIPDYLKDDPEFNNDLALLQKISDNKNKTVSCKCLSGGEEHGR, from the coding sequence ATGGACAATTTGATAAACTTATTCAGTATTCTTTCAGATAAAACAAGACTACGCATTTTATTGTTATTGCAAAGCAAAGAGCTTTGTGTATGTGAAATTTTTGCTGCTCTTAATATGTCGCAACCAAGAGTGTCCAGACAGTTGGCGATTCTTAAGCAGTCAAAAATAATAAAGGATAGAAGAGAGGGAAAATGGGCTTACTACAGGATTGACGAAAATGACTATTCCAGATACTTGATAAGCATCATTTCAATGATACCGGATTACTTAAAAGATGATCCGGAATTCAATAATGACCTAGCATTGCTTCAGAAGATATCAGACAATAAAAATAAAACTGTAAGTTGTAAATGTTTATCTGGAGGTGAAGAGCATGGAAGATAA
- the hgcA gene encoding mercury methylation corrinoid protein HgcA, with product MEDKRCCNSNKINSKNKVAGNKPKIRVSSQSSSLPYTAEKGSCCCGGSDQAEAEPITQYDKKDNWITGEIKTPRGKVPIVSTQLAFSDRLGGWKARWGINRMNYKINPGLYAVGIPDNTSPVLVTANYKLTFDALRKELADINAWILVLDTRGINVWCAAGKGTFGTREIVTRINKTRLHEIVSHRTLILPQLGAPGVSAHEVSTKIGFKVVYGPVRASDIKEFITLGMKATPEMRTVKFNTYDRLVLTPMELVNTFKICLMVLGLLFILNLIAVRSFGVIDLYAYMGAILAGTVLTPVLLPWIPGRAFAWKGWFLGFIWAITVNILNGWPFSPSYSLIRLLGYLLILPSISSFYAMNFTGSSTYTSLSGVLKEMKIAIPIIIITISSGVLLILIDSFIKL from the coding sequence ATGGAAGATAAGAGGTGTTGTAATTCTAATAAAATAAATTCCAAAAATAAGGTTGCAGGGAATAAGCCCAAAATTAGGGTGTCATCCCAGTCAAGTTCTTTACCTTATACTGCTGAAAAAGGATCCTGTTGTTGTGGTGGCAGCGATCAGGCTGAGGCAGAGCCAATTACACAATATGATAAAAAAGATAACTGGATAACAGGAGAAATAAAAACTCCCAGGGGTAAAGTACCAATAGTTTCGACACAATTGGCATTTAGCGATAGGTTGGGTGGATGGAAAGCCCGTTGGGGAATCAACAGGATGAATTACAAAATAAATCCCGGACTTTATGCTGTCGGAATTCCGGATAATACTTCTCCTGTACTGGTAACTGCCAACTACAAATTGACTTTTGATGCCTTGAGAAAGGAACTGGCAGACATTAATGCATGGATTTTGGTGCTTGATACAAGGGGAATTAATGTATGGTGTGCTGCAGGAAAAGGTACATTTGGTACGAGAGAAATTGTAACACGTATAAATAAGACAAGGCTCCATGAGATTGTATCGCACAGAACGTTGATATTGCCTCAATTAGGAGCACCAGGGGTAAGTGCTCATGAGGTTTCAACCAAAATCGGTTTTAAAGTGGTTTATGGACCTGTAAGAGCGAGTGATATTAAAGAGTTTATTACCTTGGGAATGAAAGCTACGCCTGAAATGCGTACGGTTAAATTTAACACTTATGACCGATTGGTATTGACACCAATGGAACTGGTCAACACTTTTAAGATATGCCTAATGGTTTTAGGCCTGCTGTTTATTCTAAATCTTATTGCTGTTAGATCTTTTGGAGTAATTGACTTATATGCATACATGGGTGCTATATTAGCAGGAACTGTTCTGACTCCGGTACTGCTCCCATGGATTCCAGGCAGGGCCTTTGCGTGGAAGGGATGGTTTTTGGGATTTATATGGGCTATTACTGTGAATATATTGAATGGTTGGCCGTTTTCACCTTCGTATAGCCTTATAAGGTTGTTGGGGTATTTATTGATTTTGCCGTCAATATCTTCCTTTTATGCAATGAATTTTACAGGCTCATCGACATATACTTCGTTATCAGGAGTTTTGAAGGAAATGAAAATAGCTATACCTATAATTATAATAACAATAAGTTCAGGGGTGTTGCTTATTTTGATTGACAGTTTTATAAAGCTTTAA
- a CDS encoding tRNA threonylcarbamoyladenosine dehydratase, giving the protein MLNQFSRTELLFGKEAMEKLANSRIAVFGIGGVGGYTVEALARSGIGALDLIDDDKVCLTNINRQIIATRKTIGKYKVDVAKERVEEINPDIKVSTYKTFCMPDTSGQFDFAQYDYVVDAIDTVTGKIEMIMKAKELDVPIISSMGAGNKLDPTAFEVADIYETSICPLAKAMRKELRNRNIKSLKVVYSKEPAMTPIEDISTICRSECICPPGTDRKSTQRRQVPGSNAFVPSVVGLIIAGEVIKDLTGVKNQSL; this is encoded by the coding sequence ATGTTAAATCAGTTTTCAAGAACAGAATTATTATTTGGCAAGGAAGCTATGGAAAAGCTTGCGAATTCACGTATAGCGGTTTTTGGAATTGGCGGAGTAGGTGGGTATACAGTTGAAGCGCTTGCACGAAGTGGTATTGGAGCACTCGACTTGATTGATGACGATAAAGTCTGTCTGACCAACATAAACCGTCAAATTATTGCTACCAGAAAAACTATAGGCAAATACAAAGTCGATGTTGCAAAGGAACGAGTTGAGGAAATCAATCCTGATATAAAAGTCAGTACTTATAAAACATTTTGTATGCCGGATACATCCGGGCAGTTTGACTTTGCTCAGTATGATTATGTCGTTGATGCAATTGATACAGTCACTGGCAAAATCGAGATGATTATGAAGGCAAAAGAGCTTGATGTTCCAATTATAAGCTCAATGGGTGCAGGAAACAAACTTGATCCGACTGCATTTGAAGTGGCAGATATATATGAAACTTCTATTTGTCCCCTTGCAAAGGCAATGAGAAAAGAACTCCGCAACCGCAATATAAAAAGCCTCAAAGTTGTCTACTCAAAAGAGCCTGCAATGACTCCTATAGAAGATATTTCTACAATCTGCCGCAGCGAATGCATCTGCCCACCAGGAACAGACCGTAAATCTACTCAAAGGAGACAGGTACCAGGCAGCAACGCCTTTGTCCCTTCAGTTGTGGGACTTATTATAGCAGGTGAGGTAATAAAGGATTTAACTGGAGTAAAAAATCAATCTTTATAA
- a CDS encoding nitroreductase family protein, whose protein sequence is MSFINLAEERYSLRSFSSKPVEKEKLDLVLKAGQLSPTACNNQPQRILVIENDEALEKLKKCTQYHFNAPIALLVCYDKNASWKRRFDGDDSGVVDASIVTTHMMFQAAELGLGTTWVGYFDPALIIKEFGLTGNIVPVALLPMGYPAEDAKPNPGHYQRKSIDENVFYNKFS, encoded by the coding sequence ATGAGTTTTATTAATCTGGCTGAAGAAAGGTATTCTTTACGATCATTTAGCAGCAAACCTGTTGAAAAAGAAAAGCTTGACCTGGTACTAAAAGCAGGGCAGCTTTCTCCAACGGCTTGCAATAACCAACCACAGCGAATTCTGGTTATTGAAAATGATGAGGCACTTGAAAAATTGAAAAAGTGCACACAGTACCATTTTAACGCTCCAATTGCTTTGCTTGTCTGCTATGATAAAAATGCCAGTTGGAAACGTAGGTTTGACGGGGATGATAGCGGAGTTGTGGATGCAAGTATAGTTACTACACATATGATGTTTCAAGCTGCTGAGCTTGGGCTTGGTACTACATGGGTAGGATATTTTGATCCGGCATTGATTATAAAAGAGTTTGGTTTGACTGGGAATATTGTACCGGTTGCGTTGCTTCCAATGGGATATCCGGCAGAAGATGCAAAACCAAATCCTGGACACTACCAAAGAAAATCTATTGATGAAAATGTGTTCTACAACAAGTTTTCATAG
- the hgcB gene encoding mercury methylation ferredoxin HgcB, producing MKHRYLKNVVSLKLNTDKCKGCGRCAEVCPHRVFDLKNSKAVIMDKDSCMECSACARNCPFGAIEVKTGVGCAAAVITGWLTGTEPSCGCADDNNSGGCC from the coding sequence ATGAAGCATCGGTATTTAAAAAATGTTGTATCTTTAAAACTCAATACAGACAAATGCAAAGGATGCGGCAGATGTGCAGAGGTTTGTCCGCATAGGGTGTTTGATTTAAAAAACAGTAAAGCTGTAATAATGGATAAGGATAGCTGTATGGAATGCAGTGCATGTGCAAGGAATTGTCCGTTTGGAGCAATAGAAGTAAAAACTGGTGTAGGTTGTGCGGCTGCGGTTATTACGGGATGGCTGACTGGAACCGAACCAAGCTGTGGTTGCGCAGATGACAATAACAGCGGAGGATGTTGTTAG